The following proteins are encoded in a genomic region of Thalassophryne amazonica chromosome 5, fThaAma1.1, whole genome shotgun sequence:
- the LOC117510916 gene encoding interleukin-1 beta-like, producing MQSLKMPQGLGLQISHHPLTMKQVASLIIAVERLKVGQPETVLSSEFRDEHLLDLMIDHFIEEYVCEVDSSPVDQFIRRSENTYTVTDSQKRNLLMVQSSMELHAVMLQGGQSDLKVHLNMSTYVHPTPSTDARPVALCIKNTALYLSCHKDGETPTLHLETVADKSTLAEISPDSDMMRFLFYKRKSGLNMNTLMSASYPGWYISTAEQDNKPVALCQSTSSRHQIFNMQRLVDPSATTRAGDQSDE from the exons ATGCAGAGCCTTAAAATGCCTCAAGGACTGGGTTTGCAAATTTCCCATCATCCACTGACAATGAAGCAAGTGGCCAGTCTGATCATCGCCGTGGAGAGATTAAAGGTCGGCCAGCCAGAAACCGTGCTGAGCTCCGAGTTCAGGGATGAGCACCTGCTTGACCTCATGATCGATCACTTTATAGAAG AATATGTATGTGAGGTGGATTCGAGTCCAGTGGATCAGTTCATCAGGAGATCGGAGAACACGTACACTGTGACCGACAGCCAAAAGaggaacctgttgatggttcagaGCAGCATGGAACTCCACGCCGTGATGCTGCAGGGAGGCCAGAGTGACCTCAAAG TTCACCTGAACATGTCGACCTACGTGCACCCCACACCCAGCACCGATGCCAGACCTGTAGCTCTTTGCATCAAGAACACAGCTCTGTACCTGTCCTGCCACAAAGATGGTGAAACACCAACCTTACACCTGGAG ACGGTGGCAGACAAATCCACTTTGGCTGAAATCAGTCCAGACAGCGACATGATGCGTTTCCTCTTCTACAAACGGAAAAGTGGATTGAACATGAACACCCTGATGTCTGCAAGTTACCCGGGCTGGTACATCAGCACAGCAGAGCAGGACAACAAGCCGGTGGCTCTGTGCCAGTCGACCTCCAGCCGCCACCAAATCTTCAACATGCAGCGTCTGGTGGACCCCTCTGCAACCACAAGGGCCGGTGACCAAAGTGACGAGTAA